The Brachyspira hyodysenteriae ATCC 27164 sequence TATCTTCCTGCTATAATAAAAAAAATAGTAATAAAATGGCTATAAGATATTTAGAAAAAGCCTTAGAAGTTAATAATAATGATAAAGTAATATATTATACTATAGGTTCCATATATGCTTCAAGTGGAAATAAAAAATTAGCAATTGAAAATTTTGAACAAGCTTTAAAAATTAATAATAATTATGAAGAGGCTAGAAAGGCTTTGGAGGCTATTAGAGAATAATATTTTTTATGTAAAAAAATAAATAAAAAACTTTCAATATTAGTCAATTTAGTATATTATAAATAACTAAAATATATAGTAATGAATGGGGTATTGCAACTGTGAATTTTTTCGATTATATAAAATACAATTTATTTAACATAAGAACTCCTGAACTAGTAGAAAAAATGCGTATGGAGGAGTATTCTGACAGAATATCCAAACATAAATATAATTTTGTAGATTTAAAAACTAAAGCATTAACAGTTACATGTGCAAAATTCATGTTTGAAATGTATAAGGTAATAGGACCTTTACTTAATCCTTTGAAAGAAGAGTTTATAGTTAAAGACGGAAAACAATTTTCATATTATTTAATAGAGGTATCTTTTAATAATGAAATGAAAGAATTGTATTCTACATTAAATAGAGATTATATGATGTCCAAAATAAAGGAAGGTAAAAATCCTAATGCTGTATTTAATGAAGTAAAAAATAACTTCGTAAAATTCAAGAAATTTATAAGCGGAGAAAGCGGAAAAGAAATTAATTTAACTTTCAACTTATTAAAAGATTTTGCACAGCTATCAAATTTTGATTTCTTTTTATTTTTAAGAGCTTTTTGTCCTTCATTTGTAGACGGTGCTTATAATTCTAATCCGCAATTCAAACCTAGTTCAAATATACAGATAGTTGATGATTTGGTAAAATTAGATTATGCTGTTAATTCAATAGTAATAAGAAAGGAATTACTATCTGCTTTAAATGTTTTTCAGCAATATTTAGGAATGCCTCCTATACCTGAAAAAAACATTAAATCATTTTTAGCTAGAGTTAAATATCTTCAAACTCCTGATATAATGCATGATATTATAGTTTATTTGCTCAAAGATTTCACTTATAAATGCAGTATTAATCCATCAAATGTTAATATATTTGTAAATTATATAACAGACTTTACAAATAATTTGAAAAAAGATATGGATAGTATAGTTTCTGAAATTAAGAGCAGTAAAATTGCCGGAATGAGAAATAAAATATTTAACGGCATAGAAATATTAAAAATGTCAAATGTAAATGAAGAAAAAAATGAGCAGCTTGAAAAATTTGACTGTCCTATATTTACATGTGTAGAACCATTACAATATATAAAAACATTCATTATAGAGATGTTTGATATAAATTATAAAGATCCGCTTAATGATATGTTCTTGGGTGCTGAATTTGTAAGTAAAGACAGAAATTCTCAAGGATTAGATGCTTTCTATATCTTGAATGATGTAAGAGAAGCTATACAGAGATTTGATACAATGTTAAGTCCTGAATCTGAAAACTTCAAACGCTTAAAAACTTGGATAATATCAAAAAATAAAGCAAATGCCAATAAAGATTTAATAGAATCTATGGTAAATAAAATAGATTCAGAGGGAAATAAAATAGTTCTAAGTGTTTATAATTCTGTGATAGATTTAACTACTATAGTAAAAAATATATTTGAGGATTGTAAAAACAATACTAAATTAGAAATCAGCAATGCAAACAAAGTGCAGTATTTAGCTAAATTCAATCTTGATATAGCTAAAAAAATGCTTGATGATTTTGATAATTTTATTGCACTTATGAAAAACTTTGTAAGATAAATATATTTAATAATTTGGAAAATTCATAATGAATAAAAATCATAAAACTATTATACAGGTAATAATAGGAGTCGCTGTAAGCATAATTTGTTTATATTTTGCTTTCAGAGGAATTAATATAAAAGAATCTATAGAAATAGTTAAAAATATTAATGTTAAATATTTTTTAATTTCATTAGTATTAAGTATACTAATTATAGCATTAAGAGGCTTAAGATGGGAATGTTTTATTCCTTTAAAAAAGCCTATTAAAAAAAGAACCGTAGTTATGGCAACTTATATAGGATATATGGGAAATAATATACTTCCTGCAAAACTTGGAGAGGTTGCGAGAGCATATATTTTGGGAATGAAAGAGAATGTAAGCAAATCTGCATTGATTGCTTCAGTTGTTACAGAAAGACTTTTCGATGTTATAACAGGTGGCATAATACTAACGATATCAGTAGTATTCATACCTGATTTACCTCAAACTGTTACCTATGCTGCTATTGCTTTATTTGTTTTATCAATAATTGGTTTTTTGGTATTAATGTTTTTAGTATGGCAGAGAGAATTTGCTCATAAAGTTTTTCATAAAATTTTTGGAATACTTCCTAAAAATATAGGTGATAAATTAATTGAGTTTTCATGCAATTTTATAGATGGAATAGGTTTTAAGAATGACCCTAAGCATATATTTTTAATATTTTTCTATACTTTTCTTTATCTTATAGGTCAAGTATGCACTATAGAATTGTTAATGACTTCTTTTAACATAAAAGCTACTCCTATAATAGCATTATTTATGTTTGCTATAGGAGGATTTGGTTTTGCTGTGCCTTCTGCCCCTTCTGGAATAGGACCTTTTGAATGGGCTATAATATTTGGGCTTTCACTTATAGGTGTTGAAAAAAGTATAGCAGCTCCTTATGCTTTAGTATATCATATTATGGGAATTGTACCTATAGTAATAATTGGATTTGTATTTCTATTTATGCTAGGTATAGATTTAAAGACTGCTACTAAAGGTGATAATCAAATAGAAGGCAAAGAAGAAAATGATAATGCCAAAATATCATAAACTATGATATTATAACTATATGACGCTCTTTATCTTTTGATTCAAGTTTTTTTATTTCTATATTATATTTATTTTTTTGAATATTTGCTTCTTTTAATTCTTCTTCTATCTTTTCTATTTTACCTTTATACAAAATCAATTTAGACTTTTTTGTTTTTAATTTGTTAAAGATTTTTAAAAGTGTAGATATATCTGAGAATGCTCTTGATGTTATAGTATCATATTTTTCTTTTATTTCATAAGCATTTATACATTTCACTTCTATATTATCTAATCCCAATTTATCTTTAGCTAATCTTAAAAATTCAGCCTTTTTATTTTTAGATTCGCATAATGTGAATTTCTTATCATTAAATATAATAGCAAGAGGTATAGAAGGAAGTCCTGAACCTGAGCCTATATCTATTATATTATCATAATCATAAAATATATCCAAAGCAAGAAGACAATCAGCAATATGATCATTAAAAAAATCTTCTTCAGTTTTTGCCCCTGTTATATTAACATTTTTATTATAATCTATTACTAAAGAAGCATACTGAATAAGTTTTTCTTTTTTATTTTCATCAATTTTTATTATATTGCTGATATTGTCTAATATAGAATCATAATTCATAAATTATTTACCAGCCCAATTTCTTAGCATCTTGTTTTGCCTTATCTCCAGCTGATACATTTGTAACATTATAGCGAAGTTCTCTTTTATCAGTTTTACTTTTCATTATAAACTCTTTAGGATAAGGTATATTATTAACTGTAGTATAAGAGCCTAATTCTACATTAACAACATTATCCATAAAAGCAGTAGAAAAACTTCTTACTCTATAAGTAGATGCTGAGAAAACTATAGTATCTACCCTATCATTATAGCCTATTTTCAATGTATGCCAATTCTTTCCTAAAGTAATATTACTGCTTATTATTTTTTTAGATAAATCTATAAATTTATAGTCTAATATATCAGCATAAACTTTAGGGAAACGCATAATAGGAGCTTCTAATGCAAATTCATCAAAATTTCTTTTTAAAGGAGTTTCTGCCTCAGGCAAATCTAATGTAAGGCTATTATTATTAACTTTAGCATCAAATATAAGACTGCCTAAAAGTCCATCAACAACATTCATATATTTATTATTGCTGTTTTTATAATAATTAACAAGCATAGGCATCTGATCTAAATCATCTCCGCTGTAAAAAGCGCCGCCTGATGAGTATATACTTGTGAAAGGAGATTTTGAAAATCTATTGAAAGCCTCTTTCATCACTTCGTTTTCATTTTGACTAAATGCCAAACTAGAAATTAATAAAAATATAATAAATATAATAATATTCTTTTTCATCATAATAATTTATAAACCTCTTCAAAAATTAGATATAGAATATAAAACCTATTTATTGTTGCTCTGTTAAACTTTCTATTCTATCTTTTACTCTGTTTTCATCATAATCAAATTCTTTTTTATATGATGATATTGATTTTCTATAATACTTAAGAGCATTTTTATAATCATTTTTTGCATAGTAGGCATCAGCAATATGAGCATATATCTCAGCTTTAGAATCATCATCTACATATAAAGCTGCTTTTAATAATGTTTTTAAAGCATTATCATAATCGCCTTTCTTATAGTAAGCAAAACCTAAAGTATCTATATAATGAGGAGACTCAGGTTCTAATTTAACAGCATTCTTAGAAAGAGATATAGCTTTATCCAAATCACTTCCTAATGAAACTAATGCCCAAGATAAACTATTAATATTTTCAGCAGAACTTGGATCTTGAGAATATTTATAATTAGCATATAGCAATGCTGAGTTTGTATTATTCAATGCTAATGATGTTATATAAGGAATATTTATTCTATAATCATTAGTGTTTGATTTATTATTACTAAAATATTCAAAGTCCTCATCTAAATATTTATTAGCATTAACTTCATCATTATTTATTAATGCAGCATAAGCTTTTAAATAACTGTAAGAATATTTTTCTTTTTCATATTTTTCAATAGCACTTATAGCAAGTTCGCTTTCACCTATATCGCTTGCTGTTAATACTAATGATACTAATTCATTTTCTTTTATACTTTTATTATTCAAAGATAAATACTTATTTAGCATCTCTTTTGATGAATTGAAATCATTTTGATTTTTAAACTCCAAAGCAGCCTGCAAATATAAATTATTAAATTTTCCGCTATTATCATAGCTAATTAAATTATCTATATGTTTAGGTAAGGCATCTATATTTTTAATCATTAAATAAAATGATATTATATCCATCTCTGAATTCATTTTATTTTCTTCATTTCCTACCTCAGAAATCATTTTATAATAAGCCTGTATAATATCCAAATCTATTTCTCTTCTGTCTAAATCAGTTTCAATGATGTTAAGAGCATTGCTGTATCCTGAAGTTTTTGCTTCTGAAATGATAGACAATATCTTAGGAGTATTAGGATTTGAACTGTCTATTTCATTAAATAAACCATCATCATATTTATCAGACATAAAACTTAAATACGCACTCAAAAATAAGCCGTCTTCTATATTTATACTATTAGAATAAGCTTCATTATATTTTTCTAAAGCCTGATAACTTTTTACTATTCCATAAGAAGCTGTATATTTATCTGCCGGAGATAATTGAACATTCTCTAATTTTTTAAATCTATTTACAGCACTAGAAAATCTGCTTAAATAAAATTCACTCATACCATAATAAAAATTATAATAGCTTAAATAATTGTTATTATTACTTGGCTTTTTAGTTTCATCTACTTTAGAAAAATAATGTATAGCTTTATTAAGTTCTTTGCTTTGATAGTATGTATAACCTAATAATATCAAAACTTCATTATTGGAATTATCTATTTCATAAGCAGCTTCTAAATAATATCTTGCTTTATCAATATTATTCATAATAAAAATATTTCTTTCAGCAGCTTTAAACAATATATCAATATCTTCAGGAGAATCAAAAACTAATGAATCATAAATTTTTGAACTCTCATAATATTCTCCCAAAGCCTCATGTGTTTCAGCTAATGTTATATATATCTCTTTATTTTGTACATATTTTACAATTTCCTGAAGTATTACTTTGGCACTTTCCAAATCTTTTACTGTTTGTTCTGTTACAGTTTTACTAGCTAATGCACGTTCTTTATAATATAAAGCCAAGCTATAAGCAGCTTTTGCCTCTTCTTCATTTTTTATATACTGAGAATCCTTAAATACATCTTCATTTTCTTTATTTGACTGCGGAAATAAATTAAAGGCACCGAATATAAAAATTGCTAATACAATACAAATTTTTCTGATAAACATATTAAATACAGCTCCGTACTTTAAAGTTTACATAATTTTAATATATATCAATACAAAAAACAAGACTTTAAATTTGAAATATGATATTTTATTTACTCATTATTTGAAGGAGTTTCAGATTCATTTTGTCCCAGATCTTTTGTAAATGCTTTTTCTAATAAGTCTTCCAATTTCTTATTAGTATAAAAATCAGCCTTCACTTTTGCAACTATTTCTAAAGTATTTTTTCTAGGAATTTTTACAGTTTCACCCATAAATATATTATAATTGCTTTTCATAAGCTTGATAGTTTCATAGCCCATAAGTACAGCAACCAAACAAAAATGTCTGTAGCCTGATGCTTTTTTATCTATATCCATAATATATTCTATAGAATTTCTAAACTCGCTCATTGCTGATTCTACCATTTTTATTAAAATTTCCATAGATTTATCCATATAAGCACCATCTTCAAAATATGGAGCAGGATTTTCATTTTCAAATAAACTTATAGGCCAAAAAACTCTTTTCTCCCCATAATCTAATTTTGCATCTTTAATAATATTGACTTTTTGCAAAAATCTTCCCAAGCTCTTAGCCTTCTCTCTATCCAACTCTATATTATCTAAAATCTTTGCAAGTTCAGTAAGATAAAGTCCTACAGTACCAGCTACATAATAACAATAATCATCTAAATCCTCAAAGGTTGATATAGTATGATCCTGATAATAAATCATACCATAACCCATTTCTCTTAAATATGATATAGATATATTCTTTATTTCTGGTTTGAAGGTGAAAAAAGATTTTACTACAACATCTATATTTTCTATTAAAACCTTATCATTTTCATTTATAGAATGCTGTATAACTACATTTTTAAAATTTTCTAAATTATCAAGATTTTCTGTTTTTAAAATATTTATAAAAGCTGTTATTAATGTATCTTTATCCTCTGCATTATGACTTGAATCTTCTATAGTATCTATTATCCTTGCAAGCAAATACTGAACTTCTACCTTATTTTTTTTATTCTTATCAAGTAATGGTATAGTTAAAGCAAAACTTCTTGAAACTAAATCTAGTAAATATTTCGTATTAATTTTTGTTGCCATATATTTTCCCTAAGTTTTTATTTTGTTTTTTTAGTAAAGATACACAATGAACTGCTATGCCTTCTCCTCTGCCTATAGAATCCATTTTTTCATTAGTTTTAGCTTTTATAGAAACATTTTCTATATCAGTTTTAAGAATTTTGGATAGATTTTCTCTCATAGTG is a genomic window containing:
- a CDS encoding DUF5312 family protein, with translation MNFFDYIKYNLFNIRTPELVEKMRMEEYSDRISKHKYNFVDLKTKALTVTCAKFMFEMYKVIGPLLNPLKEEFIVKDGKQFSYYLIEVSFNNEMKELYSTLNRDYMMSKIKEGKNPNAVFNEVKNNFVKFKKFISGESGKEINLTFNLLKDFAQLSNFDFFLFLRAFCPSFVDGAYNSNPQFKPSSNIQIVDDLVKLDYAVNSIVIRKELLSALNVFQQYLGMPPIPEKNIKSFLARVKYLQTPDIMHDIIVYLLKDFTYKCSINPSNVNIFVNYITDFTNNLKKDMDSIVSEIKSSKIAGMRNKIFNGIEILKMSNVNEEKNEQLEKFDCPIFTCVEPLQYIKTFIIEMFDINYKDPLNDMFLGAEFVSKDRNSQGLDAFYILNDVREAIQRFDTMLSPESENFKRLKTWIISKNKANANKDLIESMVNKIDSEGNKIVLSVYNSVIDLTTIVKNIFEDCKNNTKLEISNANKVQYLAKFNLDIAKKMLDDFDNFIALMKNFVR
- a CDS encoding lysylphosphatidylglycerol synthase transmembrane domain-containing protein, giving the protein MNKNHKTIIQVIIGVAVSIICLYFAFRGINIKESIEIVKNINVKYFLISLVLSILIIALRGLRWECFIPLKKPIKKRTVVMATYIGYMGNNILPAKLGEVARAYILGMKENVSKSALIASVVTERLFDVITGGIILTISVVFIPDLPQTVTYAAIALFVLSIIGFLVLMFLVWQREFAHKVFHKIFGILPKNIGDKLIEFSCNFIDGIGFKNDPKHIFLIFFYTFLYLIGQVCTIELLMTSFNIKATPIIALFMFAIGGFGFAVPSAPSGIGPFEWAIIFGLSLIGVEKSIAAPYALVYHIMGIVPIVIIGFVFLFMLGIDLKTATKGDNQIEGKEENDNAKIS
- the rsmG gene encoding 16S rRNA (guanine(527)-N(7))-methyltransferase RsmG; translation: MNYDSILDNISNIIKIDENKKEKLIQYASLVIDYNKNVNITGAKTEEDFFNDHIADCLLALDIFYDYDNIIDIGSGSGLPSIPLAIIFNDKKFTLCESKNKKAEFLRLAKDKLGLDNIEVKCINAYEIKEKYDTITSRAFSDISTLLKIFNKLKTKKSKLILYKGKIEKIEEELKEANIQKNKYNIEIKKLESKDKERHIVIIS
- a CDS encoding tetratricopeptide repeat protein — encoded protein: MFIRKICIVLAIFIFGAFNLFPQSNKENEDVFKDSQYIKNEEEAKAAYSLALYYKERALASKTVTEQTVKDLESAKVILQEIVKYVQNKEIYITLAETHEALGEYYESSKIYDSLVFDSPEDIDILFKAAERNIFIMNNIDKARYYLEAAYEIDNSNNEVLILLGYTYYQSKELNKAIHYFSKVDETKKPSNNNNYLSYYNFYYGMSEFYLSRFSSAVNRFKKLENVQLSPADKYTASYGIVKSYQALEKYNEAYSNSINIEDGLFLSAYLSFMSDKYDDGLFNEIDSSNPNTPKILSIISEAKTSGYSNALNIIETDLDRREIDLDIIQAYYKMISEVGNEENKMNSEMDIISFYLMIKNIDALPKHIDNLISYDNSGKFNNLYLQAALEFKNQNDFNSSKEMLNKYLSLNNKSIKENELVSLVLTASDIGESELAISAIEKYEKEKYSYSYLKAYAALINNDEVNANKYLDEDFEYFSNNKSNTNDYRINIPYITSLALNNTNSALLYANYKYSQDPSSAENINSLSWALVSLGSDLDKAISLSKNAVKLEPESPHYIDTLGFAYYKKGDYDNALKTLLKAALYVDDDSKAEIYAHIADAYYAKNDYKNALKYYRKSISSYKKEFDYDENRVKDRIESLTEQQ
- a CDS encoding squalene/phytoene synthase family protein, which translates into the protein MATKINTKYLLDLVSRSFALTIPLLDKNKKNKVEVQYLLARIIDTIEDSSHNAEDKDTLITAFINILKTENLDNLENFKNVVIQHSINENDKVLIENIDVVVKSFFTFKPEIKNISISYLREMGYGMIYYQDHTISTFEDLDDYCYYVAGTVGLYLTELAKILDNIELDREKAKSLGRFLQKVNIIKDAKLDYGEKRVFWPISLFENENPAPYFEDGAYMDKSMEILIKMVESAMSEFRNSIEYIMDIDKKASGYRHFCLVAVLMGYETIKLMKSNYNIFMGETVKIPRKNTLEIVAKVKADFYTNKKLEDLLEKAFTKDLGQNESETPSNNE